A genomic stretch from Telmatocola sphagniphila includes:
- a CDS encoding WD40 repeat domain-containing protein produces the protein MLRRLLLLSILLVGSFEALADEPSQARIAELIQKLGSQSFRERENAQKELSQLPEDYLPLLQEAATKSSDSEVLERIRSIIRVQIERCFGLIQAFHTDGSVNAAFLESDGKTLISLGGNGTARFWEVSSAKLLREQKFSDQGTQAIRFSPSGKKMAFSPLSSSDPQIAVFEISTAKKLQDFSGPREGICQFNWSREERYLVGSGYDNKLRLWDTKTGKELLQLYSQVGARGVAVSAQGEEIVAGYENGEVHLLDAKTGKVIRKFSGHKRGVFVIALSPDEKTIATSDDNCIRLFNRESGKELENLAVPARVASMRFSPNGKRLLSGGSDNTLSLWNIETGKLLHRYEHHAGTISEVCFSAEGRQAISASVDGDVLLWKVPK, from the coding sequence ATGTTAAGACGCCTCCTCCTTCTCTCGATCCTCCTCGTCGGGTCTTTCGAGGCCCTCGCGGACGAACCTTCCCAAGCGAGAATCGCAGAATTGATACAAAAGCTGGGAAGTCAATCGTTCCGGGAGCGAGAAAACGCACAAAAGGAACTCTCCCAACTCCCGGAAGATTATTTGCCATTGCTTCAGGAGGCCGCTACTAAATCGTCGGACTCCGAAGTTCTCGAGCGAATTCGAAGTATCATTCGAGTACAAATCGAAAGGTGCTTTGGGCTCATCCAAGCTTTCCACACCGACGGCTCAGTCAATGCCGCTTTTCTGGAGTCGGATGGCAAAACTCTGATTTCCCTGGGAGGTAACGGAACTGCTCGCTTTTGGGAAGTCTCTTCTGCAAAGCTCCTGCGCGAACAGAAATTCAGTGACCAGGGAACTCAGGCCATCCGTTTCTCGCCCAGTGGCAAGAAGATGGCTTTTTCCCCTCTCTCCTCAAGCGATCCTCAGATCGCGGTTTTTGAGATATCGACCGCTAAAAAATTGCAGGATTTCAGCGGTCCCCGAGAAGGGATTTGCCAGTTTAATTGGTCTCGGGAGGAAAGATACCTCGTCGGCAGCGGCTACGATAACAAGCTTCGATTGTGGGATACAAAGACTGGCAAAGAACTGCTGCAGCTTTATTCTCAGGTCGGTGCCCGGGGTGTGGCAGTTTCGGCACAGGGCGAAGAGATAGTTGCGGGATATGAAAATGGCGAAGTGCATTTGTTGGATGCAAAAACGGGAAAAGTGATTCGCAAATTTTCCGGGCATAAACGCGGCGTTTTCGTGATCGCGCTTTCACCGGATGAGAAAACCATCGCGACTTCCGACGACAATTGCATCCGCCTATTCAATCGGGAGAGTGGCAAGGAACTTGAGAATCTGGCAGTCCCTGCCCGGGTGGCTTCTATGCGATTTTCTCCAAATGGGAAAAGATTATTGTCCGGGGGCTCCGACAACACTCTATCCCTGTGGAACATCGAAACCGGCAAACTCCTCCACCGCTATGAGCATCATGCGGGAACTATCAGTGAGGTGTGTTTTAGTGCGGAGGGTCGACAAGCAATCTCAGCCAGTGTGGATGGAGATGTATTGCTCTGGAAGGTGCCGAAATGA
- a CDS encoding CocE/NonD family hydrolase, which produces MKHRLLALFAFLLTGGLLLGFNADSMSQDSAPKKEKDKAPAQKQEKKSGFTKTEVMIPMRDGVKLNTMILVPNDTTEKLPFLMQRTPYGIGGADLGVRFGPMAKEGYIFVFQDVRGRFKSEGIFAMMSAGVRDRKDPKGTDDTTDAYDTIEWLLKNVENNNGRVGIYGVSYPGWLAAMALLDPHPALKAASPQSSPIDQWMGDDFRHNGAFRLSYGFEYTAMMETDKTNQLYKFDKLDTYDWYLKLGALSNVNERLFKNKMPTWNNFVKHPDYDAFWRDQALVPYLNKITVPTLNVTGWFDQEDFRGPLKIYEYLEKVDKDNKNFLVVGPWNHGGWGGAGSSLGKIDFGSATGTYFREKIQAPFFAYYLKDKGDLKQPEALLFQTGSNKWVSHDKWPVKNAITKKLYFHSDRKLSFNAPEANETEFDGYRSDPNNPVPYRPRPIRATYQGPGWSDWVVQDQRFNDHRPDVLTYQTEPLEEDIVIGGSITAKLFAATSGTDSDWMVRIIDVYPESYRQPDMSGYQLMISGEPLRGRYRKSFEKPEPIVPNQVEEYSIDLHWNHHCFQKGHRIMVQVSSTWFPVIDRNPQKYVPNIFEAKDSDFQAADQKVYHSPKAPSHMELMIMPNEPKAVGSR; this is translated from the coding sequence GTGAAACATCGTTTGCTGGCGTTATTCGCCTTTCTGCTCACCGGCGGCCTTCTCCTCGGCTTTAATGCCGATTCGATGAGCCAGGACTCTGCCCCCAAAAAGGAAAAAGACAAAGCCCCAGCGCAGAAACAGGAAAAAAAATCGGGCTTCACCAAGACCGAAGTGATGATCCCCATGCGCGACGGCGTGAAACTCAACACGATGATCCTGGTGCCGAATGACACGACTGAAAAATTGCCGTTTCTGATGCAGCGCACTCCCTACGGCATCGGCGGGGCCGATCTCGGCGTCCGCTTCGGCCCGATGGCCAAAGAAGGTTACATCTTTGTTTTCCAGGATGTGCGCGGCCGATTCAAATCGGAAGGGATTTTCGCGATGATGTCGGCCGGCGTTCGAGATCGCAAAGATCCCAAGGGCACCGATGACACGACCGATGCCTACGACACCATCGAATGGCTTTTGAAAAACGTGGAAAACAACAACGGACGCGTCGGCATCTACGGCGTCAGTTATCCCGGTTGGCTGGCCGCGATGGCCCTTTTGGATCCTCACCCGGCTCTCAAGGCGGCCTCGCCGCAGTCTTCCCCGATCGATCAATGGATGGGCGATGACTTCCGCCACAATGGGGCTTTCCGACTCAGCTATGGCTTCGAATATACCGCGATGATGGAGACCGATAAAACCAACCAACTCTACAAGTTCGATAAGCTCGACACCTACGACTGGTATCTGAAACTGGGCGCTCTCTCCAACGTCAACGAACGGCTGTTCAAAAACAAAATGCCGACCTGGAACAACTTCGTCAAACACCCCGATTACGATGCGTTCTGGCGCGATCAGGCGTTGGTTCCCTACCTGAACAAAATCACGGTGCCGACGCTGAATGTCACCGGCTGGTTCGATCAGGAAGATTTCCGAGGACCGTTGAAAATCTACGAATATCTCGAGAAAGTCGATAAGGACAACAAGAATTTCCTCGTTGTCGGCCCCTGGAATCACGGCGGCTGGGGCGGGGCCGGCAGCAGTCTGGGCAAGATCGATTTCGGTAGTGCGACTGGTACTTACTTCCGCGAAAAAATTCAGGCTCCCTTCTTTGCTTATTATTTGAAAGACAAGGGAGATTTGAAACAGCCGGAAGCTTTGCTGTTCCAAACCGGTTCGAACAAGTGGGTATCCCACGACAAATGGCCGGTGAAAAATGCCATCACCAAAAAGCTCTACTTTCACTCGGACCGCAAACTATCGTTCAATGCTCCCGAAGCAAACGAAACCGAGTTCGATGGTTATCGCTCCGATCCGAACAATCCGGTTCCCTATCGTCCGCGGCCGATTCGCGCAACCTATCAAGGTCCCGGCTGGTCCGACTGGGTCGTGCAGGATCAGCGCTTCAACGATCACCGCCCCGATGTGCTGACCTATCAGACCGAACCGCTGGAAGAGGATATCGTTATCGGCGGCTCGATCACGGCCAAGCTCTTCGCCGCGACTTCCGGCACCGACAGCGACTGGATGGTTCGCATCATCGACGTCTATCCAGAGAGTTACCGTCAGCCGGATATGAGCGGCTACCAGCTCATGATCAGCGGTGAACCGCTCCGAGGTCGCTATCGCAAGAGCTTCGAAAAACCGGAGCCGATTGTCCCCAATCAGGTGGAAGAATATTCGATCGACCTGCACTGGAATCATCACTGCTTCCAGAAGGGACACCGGATCATGGTTCAGGTCAGCAGCACCTGGTTCCCGGTCATCGACCGCAATCCGCAGAAATATGTTCCGAATATTTTCGAAGCCAAGGATTCGGACTTCCAGGCGGCCGATCAGAAGGTCTATCACTCGCCCAAAGCCCCGTCGCACATGGAACTGATGATCATGCCGAACGAACCCAAGGCGGTCGGTAGCCGGTAA
- a CDS encoding tetratricopeptide repeat protein, with translation MLRISTWLLLVSISLFASFGCGGQNPGGDARALARIEEKIEREERKAEAELPPEPKLSPEERYSLAVADAFRLMAEMKHEDALVKLRAALEAQKTDFVVAEIERLERDLKQKSIAEKTAADIRAILQAGKPEEASRLASDALLQFGDSEIAVVLTQIKKEADAILSAELGEGNKKQRFRQEALQALEAKNIRAALISYDQAVANGENDPELKAKFEGYRNALQQYEETRSQAIELRKDSGKVDLALATFQKAKEIWPTSQVQQDIQETELVIANRRPRVAIGHFEVIGDVGIPNVGQAIAEEILPHFRGKYDIVEHSQVREVVEQLKLGDTNWANDQKTFGQVGQIVKANYMVVGSVSKIFGISVNARLVDVNSGLVVQTAKVVAGTPEELVKKLPSLARILQMNDQEKVAFEMEIAKAETIQPAPVSAAIAAPPPAATTENITINAAPGSTVIINSARPPEYGGITAAEFAQVAQAPPSGTVVIVEAPMNVRQRSLFVALEIGDDLYRRRRFAEALRYYEFALTLAPDMPDIRVRIDNCRPFLGFGNVVVVVNALPRLAVLPFAEFGNPYVIPPGTGVWTADNLAYQFSGMYEIVDRGELFWWMGRLGLSVRDVMMNPSARLCLARAMNTRFFLMGSIQGSPEVPGMDVTTNLIDVETGGQIGSALMHVRDSFELKCRMRELAQVTVMPPAQRVVYVQQQVVVQQRMATAEINIRSGKFSLAIGFYEEELVRQPNNTQILIQLDFARRRNREQELEAARYHAYMEQQARIKRDEDARVKLAIKLEAEKAKAERNAAIVTAVENQKNQQYRLIAQQDLLRQARTYLQQAQYQPSLNAYQVAYNMSPNDAILQEMAVARQQADRQTQARNAQFAANQQVMAKAQQQQQIARVQPLIAQQQQTQAAAIQQQRQALMQRDQQEYQQLMAAGKQAQAAQNWKQAVASYQAAYRLNQTPESHQLASNAVNELARAEAAAKGDAQKRAFEAQLAQENARKQAAEAAAQVNKQKYEAAMQAARQAHAAKQLAQAEAQYNAALAINRTQEVEAALRQLRDEQAKANAAGEAQKKAQMEAARKQQEFDKAFATGKSASSSGKYDEAITSFKLASNLKPDDTAVKAELLKVEQAKNKARMDAVSKTNLADLEKQNAQAAEARAAQAKREANMKAAADAKAANEAKLAQQKKEMEQAEAKRLADAKAANDGKAAEMRKQAEAAQAKRDADAKSKMDMEVRQAQMKKEAEQAKLKQDENSQQAAQQAAKMKNFLTAAEQAVNAKRYDSAEGLLAEARKINPNDPGIANLEKQITAGKAAASSAQMAAQDTAKKQQAYNDAIQKGRTAYGSRDFDGAIEHFHDALKAMPNDRTATSFLAQTEQAKKEFAASNAAMAAEQEKKKNYDAAMAKGQQALQAKQYAQAKAAFQEALRYNPNDATATRAIAQADQAQQAAMAPPKVDPVTPPKIETPNTNPRVTFNQLMAQTRAAMAQRKYDDANASITQALKLFPNDPDALKLQADLKTAMAPAGQPAQPKSPTQPMNPAPATDPKAAAFAQYMQQAKTLFAANRLLEANGNVTEALKLVPTDPEATKLHQQIQAAMQQPKKDNPPAQPNPQAQIQQYVGNAQAMEQRGKFAEAGQNYDAALRLNPSDANLKKRGDFCKFMASGQRNRTGGKFADAENDFNNALKLYPTDADAKTELAKAKRKDRS, from the coding sequence ATGCTACGGATCAGCACCTGGTTATTGTTGGTTTCCATTTCACTATTTGCTTCCTTCGGCTGCGGCGGCCAGAACCCCGGCGGTGATGCCCGCGCACTCGCCCGAATCGAAGAAAAAATCGAGCGGGAAGAGCGGAAAGCCGAGGCCGAGTTGCCTCCCGAACCCAAACTCAGCCCCGAGGAACGCTACTCGCTGGCGGTGGCCGATGCTTTTCGCCTGATGGCGGAAATGAAGCACGAAGACGCCTTGGTGAAACTGCGGGCTGCTCTGGAAGCACAGAAGACCGATTTCGTCGTCGCGGAAATCGAACGGCTCGAACGCGATCTGAAACAGAAGTCGATTGCGGAAAAAACGGCGGCCGATATTCGAGCCATTTTGCAGGCGGGCAAACCCGAAGAAGCCTCGCGTCTGGCTTCCGACGCCTTGCTGCAGTTCGGCGACAGCGAAATCGCAGTGGTTTTGACGCAGATCAAAAAAGAGGCCGATGCCATCCTCAGTGCGGAACTGGGGGAAGGAAACAAAAAACAGCGTTTCCGCCAGGAAGCCCTGCAAGCTCTGGAAGCCAAAAATATTCGGGCGGCTTTGATCAGCTACGACCAGGCCGTGGCCAATGGCGAGAACGATCCCGAATTGAAAGCCAAATTTGAAGGGTACCGCAACGCCTTGCAGCAGTACGAAGAAACGCGCAGTCAGGCGATCGAACTGCGCAAGGATTCCGGCAAAGTTGATCTCGCGCTAGCGACTTTCCAGAAAGCCAAGGAGATCTGGCCCACTTCCCAGGTGCAACAGGATATTCAGGAAACCGAACTGGTCATCGCCAATCGCCGGCCGCGCGTTGCCATCGGACACTTTGAAGTCATCGGCGATGTGGGAATTCCCAATGTGGGACAGGCCATCGCGGAGGAAATTCTGCCGCACTTCCGCGGCAAGTACGATATCGTCGAACACTCGCAGGTCCGGGAAGTCGTCGAGCAATTGAAACTCGGCGACACCAACTGGGCTAACGATCAGAAAACGTTCGGACAGGTCGGACAGATCGTCAAAGCCAACTATATGGTCGTCGGAAGCGTTTCGAAAATTTTCGGCATCTCCGTGAACGCCCGACTGGTGGATGTGAATTCCGGCCTGGTGGTACAAACGGCCAAGGTAGTCGCAGGCACCCCGGAAGAACTGGTCAAGAAGTTACCTTCTCTGGCTCGTATTCTTCAGATGAACGATCAGGAAAAGGTCGCGTTTGAGATGGAGATCGCCAAGGCGGAGACGATTCAGCCAGCACCGGTATCCGCGGCAATCGCCGCCCCTCCCCCCGCCGCGACGACAGAAAATATCACTATCAACGCGGCCCCCGGCTCGACCGTAATCATCAACAGTGCGCGGCCCCCGGAATATGGGGGAATTACGGCTGCGGAATTTGCTCAGGTGGCACAAGCCCCTCCTTCCGGTACAGTCGTGATCGTCGAAGCTCCGATGAATGTCCGCCAGCGTTCGCTTTTCGTGGCGTTGGAGATAGGCGACGATCTCTATCGCCGACGTCGGTTTGCCGAAGCTCTTCGTTACTATGAATTCGCACTCACACTCGCTCCCGATATGCCCGATATTCGCGTCCGAATCGATAACTGCCGGCCCTTTTTGGGATTCGGCAACGTCGTTGTTGTCGTCAACGCACTCCCGCGACTGGCCGTGTTGCCCTTCGCGGAATTCGGTAATCCCTATGTGATTCCACCGGGCACCGGCGTCTGGACCGCCGATAATCTGGCGTATCAGTTCAGCGGCATGTACGAAATCGTCGACCGGGGCGAACTGTTCTGGTGGATGGGCCGATTGGGACTCAGTGTCCGCGATGTAATGATGAACCCCAGCGCCCGGCTCTGTCTGGCTCGTGCGATGAATACCCGCTTCTTTTTGATGGGTTCCATTCAGGGGTCTCCGGAAGTTCCGGGCATGGATGTGACCACTAATTTGATTGACGTGGAAACGGGTGGGCAGATCGGCTCGGCCCTGATGCACGTTCGCGATTCTTTCGAACTGAAATGCCGGATGCGCGAACTGGCTCAAGTCACGGTGATGCCGCCGGCGCAACGAGTGGTCTATGTTCAGCAGCAGGTGGTAGTCCAGCAGCGGATGGCCACGGCGGAAATCAACATTCGTTCCGGTAAATTCAGTCTGGCGATCGGCTTCTACGAAGAAGAACTCGTCCGCCAGCCGAATAACACCCAGATATTGATTCAACTCGATTTTGCCCGACGTCGTAATCGGGAACAGGAGTTGGAAGCAGCTCGCTACCACGCTTACATGGAGCAGCAGGCCCGCATCAAGCGCGACGAAGATGCCCGCGTGAAACTGGCGATCAAGCTGGAAGCCGAAAAGGCCAAAGCGGAACGCAATGCCGCTATCGTGACCGCCGTCGAAAATCAGAAAAATCAGCAATACCGCTTGATTGCACAACAGGATCTGTTGCGGCAAGCCCGCACTTACCTTCAGCAAGCTCAGTATCAGCCTTCGCTGAATGCTTATCAGGTCGCTTACAACATGAGCCCCAACGATGCCATTCTGCAGGAAATGGCCGTGGCTCGTCAGCAGGCCGACCGCCAGACTCAGGCTCGAAACGCTCAGTTCGCCGCCAATCAGCAAGTCATGGCCAAGGCACAGCAACAGCAGCAGATTGCCCGAGTTCAGCCATTGATTGCTCAACAGCAGCAGACTCAGGCCGCGGCCATTCAACAGCAGCGACAGGCCTTGATGCAACGCGATCAGCAGGAATATCAGCAGCTGATGGCCGCTGGGAAGCAAGCTCAGGCGGCTCAGAACTGGAAGCAGGCAGTCGCTTCCTACCAGGCGGCCTACCGTTTGAATCAGACTCCGGAAAGTCACCAATTGGCGAGCAACGCCGTGAACGAGTTGGCACGTGCGGAAGCAGCGGCCAAGGGCGATGCTCAAAAGAGGGCTTTCGAGGCACAACTCGCTCAGGAAAACGCTCGCAAACAAGCGGCCGAAGCTGCGGCACAGGTGAACAAGCAGAAGTATGAAGCCGCGATGCAGGCTGCCCGTCAGGCACATGCCGCCAAGCAATTGGCCCAGGCCGAAGCTCAGTACAACGCGGCTCTGGCGATTAACCGTACCCAGGAAGTCGAAGCAGCGTTACGTCAACTGCGCGACGAACAGGCCAAGGCCAACGCGGCAGGCGAAGCGCAAAAGAAAGCCCAGATGGAAGCCGCACGCAAACAACAGGAATTCGATAAGGCGTTTGCGACTGGAAAATCGGCTTCCAGCAGCGGTAAGTACGACGAAGCGATTACCTCCTTCAAGCTGGCCTCTAACTTGAAGCCAGACGATACGGCCGTGAAAGCCGAATTGCTCAAGGTCGAGCAGGCTAAGAACAAGGCCCGTATGGACGCCGTCTCCAAGACGAATCTGGCGGACTTGGAAAAGCAAAACGCACAAGCGGCCGAAGCTCGTGCGGCCCAGGCCAAGAGAGAAGCGAACATGAAAGCCGCGGCCGACGCCAAGGCCGCTAACGAAGCCAAGCTTGCCCAGCAGAAAAAGGAAATGGAGCAGGCGGAGGCTAAAAGGTTAGCCGATGCCAAGGCTGCGAATGACGGGAAGGCAGCCGAAATGCGTAAGCAGGCCGAAGCCGCCCAGGCCAAACGGGATGCGGACGCCAAGAGCAAAATGGATATGGAAGTTCGCCAGGCTCAGATGAAAAAAGAGGCCGAGCAGGCCAAGCTGAAGCAGGATGAGAATAGCCAACAGGCGGCCCAGCAGGCGGCCAAGATGAAGAACTTCCTGACGGCCGCCGAGCAGGCCGTGAATGCCAAACGCTACGATTCCGCTGAAGGGCTGCTGGCGGAAGCTCGCAAGATCAACCCGAATGACCCGGGCATCGCCAATCTGGAAAAACAGATTACGGCGGGTAAAGCGGCGGCCTCGAGTGCTCAGATGGCCGCGCAGGATACGGCCAAAAAGCAGCAGGCTTATAACGACGCCATCCAGAAAGGTCGCACAGCCTATGGCAGTCGCGATTTCGACGGGGCCATCGAACATTTTCACGATGCTCTGAAAGCCATGCCGAATGATCGCACGGCGACTTCCTTCCTGGCTCAGACCGAACAGGCCAAGAAGGAGTTCGCGGCAAGCAATGCGGCGATGGCGGCTGAGCAGGAAAAGAAGAAGAACTACGATGCCGCCATGGCTAAAGGCCAACAGGCACTGCAAGCTAAGCAGTACGCCCAAGCCAAGGCAGCTTTCCAGGAAGCCCTGCGGTACAACCCGAACGATGCGACGGCCACTCGAGCAATCGCCCAGGCTGATCAGGCACAGCAAGCCGCGATGGCGCCGCCGAAGGTCGACCCGGTCACTCCGCCTAAGATTGAAACGCCGAATACGAATCCTCGAGTGACTTTCAATCAGTTAATGGCTCAGACCCGCGCGGCGATGGCTCAACGTAAATACGACGATGCCAACGCCTCTATCACGCAGGCGCTGAAGTTGTTCCCCAACGATCCGGATGCTCTGAAACTGCAGGCCGATTTGAAGACGGCTATGGCACCGGCTGGTCAGCCCGCGCAGCCCAAGTCGCCCACGCAGCCGATGAACCCGGCACCGGCGACCGATCCCAAGGCGGCGGCTTTTGCGCAGTACATGCAGCAGGCCAAGACGTTGTTCGCGGCCAATCGTCTGCTCGAAGCTAATGGTAACGTGACCGAAGCTTTGAAGCTGGTGCCGACCGATCCGGAAGCCACCAAGTTGCATCAGCAGATTCAGGCGGCGATGCAGCAGCCGAAGAAGGACAACCCGCCAGCACAGCCGAATCCTCAGGCCCAGATTCAGCAGTACGTGGGCAATGCTCAGGCCATGGAGCAACGAGGAAAATTTGCGGAAGCCGGTCAGAATTACGATGCCGCTCTCCGGCTGAATCCGAGCGATGCGAATCTCAAGAAACGGGGCGACTTCTGTAAATTCATGGCCAGCGGGCAGCGAAATCGAACCGGCGGAAAGTTTGCCGATGCCGAGAACGATTTCAATAATGCCTTAAAGCTCTATCCGACCGATGCGGACGCCAAGACCGAACTGGCTAAGGCGAAGCGGAAGGATCGGAGCTGA
- a CDS encoding ROK family protein: protein MYLGIEIGGTKLQVALGRGDGKLLQQWRGRVDTTRGAAGIQDQLKWVIADMQRLALQSHSSIQAIGVGFGGPIDHTSGSIIKSHQITGWDNFPLTDWLKEISGLPCLIGNDADVAGLGEAMHGAGRDRNPIFYITIGSGIGGGLIIDKKIYTGCGRGAAEIGHLIVDSAGHTLESQAAGWSIERTGNQRAEAGQLSEELFLISSRQGRLTCPLIAEAAARGDRSAIEILDTAITPLAIAIRHVVCLLCPQRIIIGGGVSLMGDVIFEPLRKRVAEHAFPPFAGLTDIVPAELGEEVVLHGAIALASQSR, encoded by the coding sequence ATGTACCTCGGCATTGAAATCGGTGGAACCAAGTTACAGGTGGCCCTGGGCCGAGGCGATGGCAAACTCTTGCAGCAGTGGCGCGGCCGGGTGGATACCACCCGGGGCGCTGCGGGTATCCAGGATCAGTTGAAGTGGGTCATCGCCGACATGCAACGGCTGGCCCTGCAATCCCATTCCAGCATTCAAGCGATCGGTGTCGGCTTCGGCGGTCCTATCGATCACACGAGCGGATCGATCATCAAATCGCATCAGATCACTGGCTGGGATAATTTTCCTCTCACAGATTGGCTGAAGGAAATCTCCGGCTTGCCTTGTCTGATCGGCAATGATGCCGATGTGGCCGGCCTGGGCGAGGCGATGCACGGGGCAGGTCGGGATCGCAATCCCATTTTCTACATCACCATTGGCTCTGGAATCGGTGGTGGCCTGATTATCGACAAAAAAATATATACCGGTTGTGGTCGCGGCGCGGCCGAGATCGGCCATCTGATTGTCGACAGTGCCGGTCATACTCTCGAATCGCAGGCGGCGGGCTGGTCGATCGAACGGACCGGCAATCAGCGTGCAGAAGCGGGTCAGCTCAGCGAAGAACTCTTTTTGATTTCCAGTCGACAGGGACGGCTGACCTGTCCATTAATTGCCGAAGCGGCCGCGCGGGGTGATCGTTCAGCCATCGAAATTCTCGATACGGCCATCACACCTCTGGCGATTGCGATTCGACACGTCGTTTGTCTGCTCTGTCCGCAGCGCATTATCATCGGCGGTGGAGTCTCCCTCATGGGAGATGTCATTTTCGAACCGCTTCGCAAGCGGGTAGCCGAGCATGCCTTCCCGCCGTTTGCCGGTCTCACCGACATAGTTCCCGCCGAGTTGGGCGAAGAGGTAGTTCTGCACGGGGCAATTGCGTTGGCGAGTCAAAGCCGCTAG
- a CDS encoding phosphoribosylanthranilate isomerase, with product MLRIKICGVTRPEDLALCSEAGADMVGINFYAKSPRFVDPRIALHLLKNSPPWLSTVGVFVDHTLKQACALAYQLGLRSIQWYGTVADPTDPIPFAFIPSFRIADENSLRQVEAYVQRCRGFGYSPSALLFDSHVQGALGGTGHKAPWDLIARWKSEIPIILAGGLTPENVAEAVRTVRPAGIDVASGVESSPGIKDAQKLQRFIETARSA from the coding sequence ATGTTGCGAATCAAAATCTGTGGGGTCACTCGACCGGAAGATCTCGCTCTGTGCTCGGAAGCGGGCGCCGATATGGTCGGCATCAACTTTTACGCGAAGTCTCCCCGGTTCGTCGATCCCCGCATCGCACTCCACCTACTTAAGAATTCGCCGCCCTGGCTTTCCACAGTCGGGGTATTCGTCGATCACACTCTGAAGCAAGCCTGTGCGCTCGCTTATCAACTCGGCTTACGTTCCATTCAATGGTACGGCACTGTGGCCGATCCGACCGATCCGATACCGTTCGCTTTCATTCCCTCGTTTCGAATCGCCGACGAAAACTCGCTCCGGCAGGTGGAAGCGTACGTGCAGAGGTGTCGCGGTTTCGGTTATTCTCCCTCGGCGCTGCTGTTCGATTCTCACGTGCAGGGAGCTCTGGGGGGAACCGGGCACAAAGCCCCCTGGGATTTGATCGCCCGTTGGAAATCGGAAATTCCAATCATCCTTGCCGGCGGCTTAACGCCGGAGAATGTGGCTGAGGCGGTTCGAACAGTTCGTCCCGCGGGGATCGATGTAGCCAGCGGCGTGGAAAGTTCGCCGGGTATCAAAGATGCTCAGAAGCTGCAACGATTCATCGAGACCGCTCGCAGCGCTTGA
- a CDS encoding riboflavin synthase, which translates to MFTGLVEKLALVRHVQPMADAGITLEIAEPSWVSEIQLGESIAVNGACLTVVEILGNSFKFQVGPETLIKTNLKNLKPNDRVNLERSLRVGDRLGGHFVQGHVDCLGSVESRTKEGEWEILWFRAPREITRLMVPRGSIAVDGISLTVVNVEPERFQVMLIPHTLEHTTLGFRQIGDAINLEADMLAKHVQKLLENR; encoded by the coding sequence ATGTTCACAGGTCTCGTTGAAAAATTAGCTCTCGTCCGTCACGTTCAGCCCATGGCCGATGCAGGCATCACACTCGAAATCGCCGAACCGAGTTGGGTGTCCGAAATTCAACTGGGCGAAAGTATCGCCGTGAATGGCGCCTGTTTGACGGTTGTCGAGATACTGGGCAATTCCTTCAAATTTCAGGTTGGCCCTGAAACGCTCATTAAGACCAACCTCAAGAATCTCAAGCCGAATGATCGGGTGAATCTGGAACGATCGCTTCGCGTGGGCGATCGCCTGGGTGGGCATTTCGTGCAGGGGCATGTGGATTGCCTCGGCTCGGTGGAAAGTCGAACGAAAGAGGGGGAGTGGGAAATTCTCTGGTTCCGCGCTCCTCGGGAGATCACGCGATTGATGGTGCCGCGCGGCTCGATAGCCGTCGATGGAATTAGCTTAACGGTCGTAAACGTGGAGCCGGAGCGCTTCCAGGTCATGCTCATACCGCATACTCTGGAGCATACCACGCTCGGGTTTCGTCAGATCGGCGATGCGATCAATCTGGAAGCCGATATGCTGGCCAAGCACGTGCAGAAACTGCTGGAAAATCGATGA